The DNA sequence CCAGCGCTGGTACTCGACCAAGGCGTTCGAACCGAGGCTGCGGCTCCTGGGCTCCTTCGAACTCGAACGCGCACCCGAGACGGCGGATGACGGATCCCGGATCGTCACGCACTTCTTCTGCGACGACGCGCCCCGCACGCCCCGCGTGTACCAGGTGCCGCTCGTGGCGCGCGTGCAGCGGGACGGCGACCCGGCCGGGTACGTGGGGGAGGCCGGCGGCCGCCACCTCTACGACGGACCGGTCGAGGAGGCGTACGTCGCCGCGCTCGCGGCGCTGATGACCGGAGCGGGCGCCGCCGACGGCGAGCACGCCCGCGCGGGCGGCCACACGCTCGGCGAACGCATCCCCGTGCTGTCGTCGCGGCGGCTCTCGGCGGAGCAGTCGAACACCTCCATCGTCGCCGAGCTCGGCGACCGGCTTGCGCTCGTGAAGGTCTTCCGGGTCGTGCAGGACGGCGAGAACCCGGACATCTCCACCCTGGCGGCGCTGACCGCTGGCGGCTCGGAGCGCACGCCCGCCCTCCTGGGGTGGCTGACCGGGTCGTGGCCGGCGCCCGACGGCGCGTCGGCGGCGGGGGAGCTGGCGTTGATGCAGGACTTCGTGCCCGGCGCCGAAGACGGCTGGGAGCTGGCTGTCGGCGCGGCGGAGTCGGGCGAGGACTTCACCGAGCGCGCCTACGCCCTGGGCGCCGGCACCGCGGAGCTGCACCGGCTGCTCGCGGGCGTGCTGCCGACGAAGCGCGCGGAGACCGAGGACGTGCGCGCGGCCCTCGACGGGATGTTCCAGCGGCTCACCATCACGACCACGGAGGTGCCGGAGGTCGAGACGCTGCGCGCGGAGATCGCGTCGGTCTACGCGGCGGCCGCCGCGGCGCCGCTGCCGGTGCTGCAGCGCATCCACGGCGACCTCCACCTGGGCCAGGTGCTGTTCTCGCCGGAGCGCGGCTGGCAGTTCATCGACTTCGAGGGCGAGCCGCTGCGCCCGCTCGCCGAGCGCGCCCTCCCCGACGCGACCATGCGCGACGTGGCCGGGATGCTGCGCTCGTTCGACTACGTCGCCGGATCGCTCGCCCGGCGTGAGCCTCCCGTCGACGCGTCGACGTGGGCGGCCGACGCCCGCACGGCGTATCTGGAGGGCTACGCGAGCGTCGCCGGGGACGTCCTGGACGAGTTCCACGAGCTTCTGGCGGCGTTCGAGCTCGACAAGGCGGTCTACGAGATCACCTACGAGGCACGGCACCGGCCGAGCTGGATCCCGATCCCGCGGGCGGCGGTCGACCGGCTGCTGAGCGACGCCGCCGGGGTCGCGCACTGAGGCACGCGTCCGGCGTACGCACGAGCACGGCGCCCGACGTGTTACCCGCACGGCGGGCGCCGTGGAGGCGGACATCTTCGAAGCCCATGCCCGCCTTGCGCGCATTGTGCGGCGCGCGCGACGCCGCGGGCA is a window from the Leifsonia shinshuensis genome containing:
- a CDS encoding maltokinase N-terminal cap-like domain-containing protein, encoding MTELTELVGSWMRRQRWYSTKAFEPRLRLLGSFELERAPETADDGSRIVTHFFCDDAPRTPRVYQVPLVARVQRDGDPAGYVGEAGGRHLYDGPVEEAYVAALAALMTGAGAADGEHARAGGHTLGERIPVLSSRRLSAEQSNTSIVAELGDRLALVKVFRVVQDGENPDISTLAALTAGGSERTPALLGWLTGSWPAPDGASAAGELALMQDFVPGAEDGWELAVGAAESGEDFTERAYALGAGTAELHRLLAGVLPTKRAETEDVRAALDGMFQRLTITTTEVPEVETLRAEIASVYAAAAAAPLPVLQRIHGDLHLGQVLFSPERGWQFIDFEGEPLRPLAERALPDATMRDVAGMLRSFDYVAGSLARREPPVDASTWAADARTAYLEGYASVAGDVLDEFHELLAAFELDKAVYEITYEARHRPSWIPIPRAAVDRLLSDAAGVAH